The following are encoded in a window of Hypanus sabinus isolate sHypSab1 unplaced genomic scaffold, sHypSab1.hap1 scaffold_1904, whole genome shotgun sequence genomic DNA:
- the LOC132387479 gene encoding thioredoxin-related transmembrane protein 2-like encodes VGECSVIGAKGAEGSRGGRPDVLTTVRVLALSPGRYKVNTSPLSKQLPTLILFQGGKEMVRRPQIDKKGRAVAWTFSEENVIREFSLNELYQRAKRTMKDEEGDSPAEEQAVPNGEVETKKDK; translated from the exons gggtgggtgAGTGTTCGGTTATTGGGGCGAAGGGGGCTGAGGGGAGCCGGGGAGGGAGGCCAGATGTTCTAACGACGGTCCGTGTGCTGGCACTCTCTCCCGGCAGGTACAAGGTGAACACCTCGCCACTCAGCAAGCAGCTCCCGACCCTCATCCTCTTCCAGGGCGGAAAGGAGATGGTGAGAAGGCCGCAGATCGACAAGAAGGGCCGGGCTGTGGCTTGGACTTTCTCCGAG GAAAACGTGATTCGCGAGTTCAGCCTGAACGAGCTGTACCAGCGAGCCAAGCGGACGATGAAggacgaggagggagattcaccagccGAGGAGCAGGCTGTTCCCAACGGGGAGGTGGAGACCAAGAAGGACAAGTGA